One segment of Metallosphaera cuprina Ar-4 DNA contains the following:
- a CDS encoding acyl--CoA ligase has product MIQDFFKKLVKAQKDLNREKIEEIVNELHKLNVYRFNWVRDVFEQTHVKERASKTALVWRDMDSKDESRLTYYEMDVLANKVLNTFRKHGLNKGSVIYLMTKVHPMHWAVFLAVIKGGLVLVPSATNLTVSELKYRFSDLKPDAVVADSLRAPVLEQALGSLPVKKFLIDDKKWGWNAFEEESTNAEPTDTYKDDVVLNYFTSGTTGMPKRVLHTATSYPLGSITTASFMGINEEDVHLNLSATGWAKFAWSSFFSPLLVGATVAAINYEGKLDPKRYLTEVEDLRVSSFCAPPTAWRQFIGLELGAYKLDRLRSIVSAGEPLNPEVIKLWKEKFGVIIRDFYGQTETTAIIGNFPFLKIKPGSMGIPHPLYDVVLLDENGVAITKPHETGYIAIKLNPRPIGLFLGYSDQSKNQEVFKGGYYYTGDKAYMDEDGYFFFVGRGDDVIKTSDYRVGPFEVESALLEHPAVVEAAVVGVPDPIRWQLVKAFVVIRKEYAPSRELAEEIREKARVVLSPYKVPRIIEFVDELPKTISGKIRRIELRKLEEERRKRGEKPKNEFSF; this is encoded by the coding sequence ATGATTCAAGATTTCTTCAAGAAGCTAGTCAAAGCGCAAAAGGACCTCAATAGGGAGAAAATAGAGGAAATAGTTAATGAGCTTCATAAATTGAACGTATATAGGTTCAACTGGGTAAGAGACGTCTTTGAGCAAACTCATGTTAAAGAGAGGGCTTCAAAAACTGCGCTCGTGTGGAGGGACATGGACAGTAAGGACGAAAGTAGGCTGACCTACTATGAGATGGACGTTTTAGCGAACAAAGTCCTTAACACGTTTAGAAAACATGGGCTTAATAAAGGTAGCGTGATTTATCTAATGACAAAAGTTCACCCTATGCACTGGGCCGTGTTTTTGGCCGTTATTAAAGGTGGTCTTGTATTGGTGCCAAGCGCCACTAATTTAACCGTATCTGAGCTTAAATACAGGTTCTCCGATCTCAAGCCAGATGCTGTAGTTGCCGACTCATTAAGAGCTCCCGTTTTGGAGCAAGCGTTAGGCTCGCTGCCCGTAAAGAAGTTCCTAATCGATGATAAAAAATGGGGTTGGAACGCTTTTGAGGAGGAGTCCACTAACGCCGAACCTACCGATACGTATAAGGACGACGTTGTCTTAAATTACTTCACTTCTGGTACCACAGGGATGCCCAAGCGAGTCCTACATACGGCGACCTCGTACCCATTAGGCTCTATAACGACCGCCTCTTTCATGGGGATCAATGAGGAGGACGTTCATCTTAACCTAAGTGCTACGGGTTGGGCTAAGTTCGCATGGAGCTCATTTTTCTCTCCTCTTTTAGTGGGCGCTACTGTAGCTGCGATAAACTACGAAGGTAAATTGGACCCAAAGAGGTATCTTACAGAGGTAGAGGACTTAAGGGTTTCTAGCTTTTGCGCACCTCCCACAGCGTGGAGACAATTCATAGGGCTAGAACTAGGAGCTTACAAGTTGGATAGATTGAGATCTATTGTGAGCGCAGGCGAGCCTCTTAACCCTGAGGTGATTAAACTATGGAAGGAAAAATTTGGTGTAATCATTAGGGACTTTTACGGTCAAACAGAGACTACCGCTATCATAGGGAATTTCCCTTTCCTTAAGATTAAGCCTGGTTCAATGGGTATACCTCATCCTTTGTATGATGTGGTGTTATTAGATGAAAATGGAGTAGCTATAACTAAGCCACATGAAACCGGTTACATTGCTATAAAACTTAATCCTAGACCCATAGGATTGTTCTTAGGATATTCGGATCAAAGCAAAAATCAAGAGGTATTTAAGGGAGGATACTACTATACAGGAGACAAGGCCTACATGGATGAGGATGGCTACTTCTTCTTTGTAGGTCGTGGTGACGACGTGATAAAAACCTCAGACTACAGAGTTGGCCCGTTTGAAGTTGAGAGTGCTCTTTTAGAGCATCCTGCAGTTGTGGAGGCAGCTGTCGTAGGGGTTCCAGATCCTATCAGATGGCAGTTAGTTAAGGCTTTCGTTGTAATAAGAAAGGAGTACGCTCCTAGCAGAGAATTGGCGGAGGAGATCAGAGAGAAAGCAAGGGTTGTTCTATCACCCTACAAGGTTCCTAGAATCATTGAGTTCGTTGATGAATTACCCAAGACAATAAGCGGTAAAATTAGACGTATTGAACTAAGAAAGTTAGAAGAGGAGAGGAGAAAAAGAGGAGAGAAGCCTAAGAACGAGTTCTCGTTTTAG
- a CDS encoding MFS transporter: protein MSRPSFKTLSSSKRAIRLLPVLFYLYIVNFLDRVNISYAISAGMFRDLGVPKDSADLIASVASSLFFVAYAIPQVFSNLGINRLGVRRVFSIAFGAWGIITILTGFVQSVPEIYALRFALGLAESPFYAGVIFYLSVWFLKDERGFANSLFNAAIPVSGIIGGLIAGSFFSIYGDDPGWRYLFIFEGVLALISIAIIWFLLTDFPKEAKWLTQGEKEEFIHKMNVEMEEKRKLVRHASWTKALRDRDVLMLALVYFLGVTSLYGYTIWLPSIIKSFGVSASTASYLSVIPYVIASISLIFISRYSDVVGVRKLIALSIFLIAGIGLAISAATLSSPALSFLFFTIAAIGIYSFIPVFWTIPTEFLSEDSAAASIGLINALGNLGGIAGPIIVGYLESLTGVFTSGVYSLALFDVLAAIIVLTIRKSR from the coding sequence ATGAGTAGACCTTCTTTCAAAACCCTATCTTCATCAAAGAGGGCCATTAGACTACTTCCGGTTCTCTTCTATCTTTATATTGTAAATTTCCTGGATAGGGTTAACATCTCCTATGCCATATCTGCAGGTATGTTTAGAGACCTAGGTGTACCTAAAGATAGCGCGGATTTGATAGCCTCTGTAGCCTCAAGTCTCTTCTTTGTAGCTTATGCAATACCCCAAGTCTTCTCCAATTTAGGAATAAACAGGTTAGGAGTGAGGAGAGTATTTTCGATTGCGTTCGGTGCTTGGGGGATCATTACCATACTGACAGGGTTCGTACAGAGCGTACCTGAGATTTACGCTCTTAGATTCGCCCTTGGACTAGCCGAGTCTCCCTTTTACGCGGGGGTTATCTTCTACCTTAGTGTTTGGTTTCTAAAGGACGAGAGAGGATTCGCGAATAGCCTTTTCAACGCAGCTATACCAGTTTCAGGAATAATCGGAGGTCTGATTGCCGGATCCTTTTTCTCAATATATGGTGACGATCCTGGATGGAGATATCTGTTCATTTTTGAGGGAGTTTTAGCCCTGATCTCCATAGCCATAATTTGGTTCCTCTTAACCGATTTCCCAAAAGAAGCTAAGTGGTTAACACAAGGCGAAAAGGAGGAGTTCATACACAAAATGAACGTGGAGATGGAGGAGAAAAGGAAGTTGGTAAGACACGCCTCGTGGACGAAAGCGTTAAGGGATAGGGACGTTCTAATGCTAGCTCTTGTTTACTTCCTAGGGGTTACTTCCCTCTATGGTTACACTATTTGGCTGCCTTCAATAATTAAGAGCTTCGGCGTGTCAGCCTCTACAGCAAGCTACCTTTCCGTGATCCCGTACGTTATAGCATCAATTTCGTTAATCTTCATTTCTAGATACTCTGACGTAGTTGGTGTAAGGAAGTTAATCGCTTTATCTATTTTCTTAATAGCCGGCATAGGTTTGGCTATCAGCGCAGCCACATTAAGCTCTCCTGCATTGTCTTTCCTGTTCTTCACTATAGCGGCTATTGGTATATACAGTTTCATCCCAGTTTTCTGGACAATTCCTACAGAATTCCTTAGCGAGGACTCAGCCGCTGCCTCAATAGGGCTTATTAACGCTTTGGGAAACCTGGGAGGAATAGCTGGCCCGATAATAGTTGGATACTTAGAGAGTCTCACCGGGGTGTTTACATCAGGCGTGTACTCTCTGGCTCTGTTTGACGTGTTGGCTGCCATTATCGTCCTAACGATAAGGAAAAGTAGATAG
- a CDS encoding AAA family ATPase, giving the protein MRIVILGAKGGIGKSTIGLLIAKILLSLGMKILIIDRDMTGYISWLAGIKGKGLLASVIDNEESQYFTKINVRKGTLYVLKFYGDGPRLTKDVHLFSRQDIAKRVKEKYEEVLSTPHDHVIYDNMSMIEPNEVEISLEIGLYLSKYPEAKSYWIYVSDSLQVNLITLSEYDDYLWGKWAKNLRVLGRSLIINMVPDNYVIPKEFEKESARFDTVLTVPFYESLFQFEGNIEELPELENLKPIVKAIERKEVGK; this is encoded by the coding sequence ATGAGAATAGTTATCTTGGGGGCCAAGGGAGGAATAGGGAAATCTACGATCGGTTTGCTCATCGCGAAGATCTTGCTAAGCCTAGGAATGAAGATACTTATAATTGACAGAGATATGACAGGTTACATTTCCTGGTTAGCAGGTATAAAGGGGAAAGGTCTGTTGGCTAGCGTAATTGATAACGAAGAGAGCCAATACTTCACAAAAATAAACGTTAGGAAGGGAACTCTTTACGTTCTGAAGTTTTACGGTGACGGACCTAGATTAACCAAGGACGTTCATCTCTTCTCAAGGCAAGATATAGCTAAGAGGGTTAAAGAAAAATATGAGGAAGTGTTGTCTACTCCTCACGATCACGTTATTTATGACAATATGAGCATGATAGAGCCCAACGAGGTTGAGATAAGTCTTGAAATCGGGCTATATCTATCGAAGTATCCAGAAGCCAAGTCCTATTGGATCTATGTTTCGGATTCGCTTCAAGTGAACTTAATTACGTTATCGGAATATGATGATTACCTTTGGGGTAAGTGGGCTAAAAACCTTAGGGTCTTAGGTAGATCTCTGATAATAAACATGGTCCCTGACAACTATGTAATACCCAAAGAGTTTGAGAAGGAGTCGGCTAGATTTGATACCGTTTTAACTGTTCCGTTCTATGAGAGTCTCTTTCAATTTGAAGGGAATATTGAAGAATTACCGGAGTTGGAAAACTTGAAGCCAATAGTGAAGGCAATAGAGAGAAAGGAAGTCGGAAAATAA
- a CDS encoding TldD/PmbA family protein, with the protein MGKTDDLEEIARRFPFKYVEVRHQEIRSRVISLMNGELLGVYEEVERGYAVRYFNQGLFFVSSQEADKLTPSPERIEGWSKDLLDVQPVSGNYEVQEREPLDSMGVEEKISLLKDISKEVLSQKISSKLQNMVLTYAESVESKEVLVNGARVVGRIPRVQVTYNIVMSGNGRTITAWHEIGGSGGIEQIKELRVTEHLTERVKALDHVLQKGKGISPGKRDVVLSPILSGIMAHESVGHPFEADRVMGREFAQAGSSYLSYLSLKQIGNPAVNVADDPTIQGGMGYYLIDDEGVRARRKLLIKGGEVNELLQNRFTSRKSNLPSNGSSRASSFDREPLIRMSNTFFVPGDMNFRELIEDVKEGIYLKTYMEWNIDDMRMGQRYIGLEAFQIKNGEIGDPVLYPVLEGKTTEFLMAIDAVDDSFELFPGTCGKGDPDQGIPVSMGGPNMRLRNVMIKVI; encoded by the coding sequence ATGGGCAAAACAGATGATCTAGAGGAGATAGCAAGAAGGTTTCCATTCAAATACGTTGAGGTAAGACACCAGGAGATAAGGTCCAGAGTCATTTCGCTTATGAACGGCGAGCTGCTAGGAGTCTATGAGGAAGTGGAGAGAGGATACGCAGTTAGATACTTTAACCAGGGTCTGTTCTTCGTTTCATCACAGGAAGCTGATAAGTTGACTCCCAGTCCTGAAAGAATAGAGGGATGGTCTAAAGATCTGTTGGATGTTCAACCAGTGAGTGGAAACTACGAAGTTCAAGAGAGGGAGCCACTAGACTCAATGGGAGTGGAAGAGAAGATATCTCTCCTCAAGGACATATCAAAAGAGGTGTTATCGCAGAAGATCTCATCTAAGTTGCAAAACATGGTTTTAACTTATGCGGAGAGCGTCGAGTCCAAGGAAGTCCTGGTGAATGGAGCGAGAGTGGTGGGAAGGATACCTAGGGTACAAGTAACTTACAACATCGTTATGTCAGGAAATGGAAGGACTATAACAGCGTGGCACGAAATTGGAGGTAGTGGTGGGATAGAGCAGATAAAGGAACTTAGGGTCACGGAACATCTAACCGAGAGAGTGAAGGCCTTGGATCATGTGCTACAGAAGGGCAAGGGCATTAGCCCCGGTAAGAGAGACGTCGTGTTGAGCCCTATTCTGAGTGGAATTATGGCCCACGAATCTGTGGGTCATCCTTTTGAAGCTGACAGAGTAATGGGAAGAGAGTTCGCTCAGGCAGGCTCTAGCTACTTAAGCTATCTGAGTTTAAAGCAGATCGGAAATCCAGCGGTTAATGTGGCTGACGATCCTACAATTCAGGGAGGTATGGGCTATTACTTGATAGACGATGAAGGGGTGAGGGCCAGGCGGAAGCTACTAATTAAAGGCGGAGAAGTTAACGAACTTCTCCAAAACAGGTTCACATCGAGAAAGAGTAACCTTCCCAGTAACGGCTCGAGCAGAGCCTCATCATTCGATAGGGAGCCTCTCATAAGGATGTCAAACACCTTTTTCGTTCCGGGAGACATGAACTTCCGTGAACTCATAGAGGACGTAAAGGAAGGGATCTATCTTAAGACTTATATGGAGTGGAATATCGATGACATGAGGATGGGTCAAAGGTACATAGGCTTGGAGGCATTTCAGATCAAGAACGGTGAAATTGGAGATCCCGTTCTATATCCTGTACTTGAGGGTAAGACCACAGAGTTCTTGATGGCGATAGATGCGGTTGATGATTCTTTTGAGCTCTTTCCTGGTACTTGCGGTAAAGGAGATCCAGACCAGGGAATTCCGGTGTCTATGGGAGGGCCTAACATGCGGTTAAGAAACGTTATGATAAAGGTGATATGA
- a CDS encoding TldD/PmbA family protein: MEQSRLKPYAIQEISSQTLIIKVVESKIETIQRLHDRSYNVLLRKGNKFIISRVTSLDEVNTFNLIDELPESRIVPTLAERSGDYEFSKVDNGIVKLIEDSSILLPIIHSRYPLYGTVTATLITKTLETTYGFKGKEKRTWFQGYFRAKNGNYSGQWAFASSVYDERKVRQAIERAEDYASITGNAEINDGNYDVVLSPLVMANLMASVAYSASGYSILTGNSFLSSKKVGEDVGSEKFSLIDNPKNDELNSWEFDDEAVPTRRTVVIDKGKYVSPILNIEVGRALNMETTGNAGWVYPRPWTLEVPQGETSESSLLDGNVILFNNNWYTRFQNRAEGQFSTVGRDAVTLIKNGKPVGVVGRVRIADKLGNIISNVQALSKERYSIAWWDAPLPGIYPFALVSNVRVSKA; the protein is encoded by the coding sequence ATGGAGCAAAGCAGATTAAAGCCCTATGCTATCCAAGAGATCTCAAGTCAAACTCTGATAATTAAGGTGGTCGAGAGTAAGATAGAAACGATTCAGAGACTTCATGATAGAAGCTATAACGTCCTTTTGAGAAAGGGCAACAAGTTCATCATTAGTAGGGTAACTTCATTAGACGAAGTCAATACGTTCAATCTTATAGATGAACTTCCTGAATCAAGGATCGTTCCTACGTTAGCAGAGAGATCTGGAGATTACGAGTTCTCCAAGGTGGATAACGGTATTGTGAAGCTGATCGAAGACTCGTCTATACTGCTCCCTATAATTCACTCACGTTATCCTCTTTACGGCACAGTAACGGCCACCCTGATAACGAAGACTTTGGAAACCACTTATGGTTTTAAAGGTAAGGAGAAGAGGACATGGTTCCAAGGATATTTCAGAGCTAAAAACGGTAATTACTCGGGCCAATGGGCTTTCGCCTCTTCGGTTTATGATGAAAGGAAGGTGAGACAGGCAATAGAGAGGGCTGAGGATTACGCTTCAATAACAGGAAACGCTGAGATAAATGACGGTAACTATGACGTTGTCCTTTCTCCATTGGTTATGGCAAACTTAATGGCCAGCGTTGCTTACTCGGCCTCAGGGTACAGTATCCTCACTGGAAATAGTTTCCTGTCCTCGAAGAAGGTTGGAGAAGACGTGGGTAGCGAGAAGTTCTCACTGATAGATAACCCCAAAAACGATGAACTGAACTCCTGGGAATTCGATGATGAGGCGGTGCCAACTAGAAGGACAGTCGTTATTGACAAAGGTAAATACGTCAGCCCTATTCTAAATATAGAAGTAGGAAGGGCCCTTAACATGGAGACAACAGGTAATGCGGGTTGGGTCTACCCCAGACCTTGGACATTAGAGGTTCCTCAGGGCGAGACCTCAGAGTCCTCCTTGCTAGATGGTAATGTAATATTATTCAACAATAACTGGTACACTAGGTTTCAGAATAGAGCTGAAGGGCAGTTCTCGACAGTAGGAAGAGACGCAGTCACGTTAATAAAAAACGGAAAACCTGTTGGAGTTGTTGGAAGAGTTAGAATAGCAGACAAACTTGGTAACATAATCTCTAACGTTCAGGCACTCTCAAAGGAAAGGTATAGCATAGCTTGGTGGGATGCACCTTTACCGGGGATCTATCCGTTCGCACTTGTTTCTAACGTTCGCGTATCTAAGGCCTGA
- a CDS encoding long-chain-fatty-acid--CoA ligase, whose translation MRMGFYNYNLTIDKLLDYGASVYPDREIVYRDRRRYSFSLFSENVKSFAQSLIKIGVKPGDKVAVVDWDTDVYMTAYYSVPMIGAVLHTVNVRYPPELILKTVLHAEDSWVIIRDEFVPLLEKGKNLLSRFKGVITYNDDKEKIKTSFPTYDFWELQESGERLSQQEIKEDMQATVFYTSGTTGDPKGVWFTHRDLVLHSMSVALTTSKPPLRSSQEDNFMILVPMFHVHQWGFPYVTMLVGSNYVLPGRYDPAMEIELMKREHVTFSAMVPTILYMILSHPNAQKNQDLFKGWKVMIGGAALPSGLAHLARKMGINIAVGYGMSETAPVLTVGYYNSLVERLNEEERFLEQIKTGVPIPLAQIRVVDERGQDVPRDEKTVGEIVARAPWLTRSYYKDEERTNKLWKDSWLHTGDLAVVDKYGYIRIVDRDKDAIKSGGEFIPSLILEDIISTHPKVGEVAIVGVKDEKWGERPVAFIVPKGEVKEEEIVEFLMEKVEEGKLQKWWIPDKVVFLKEFPKTSTNKIDKKTLRTQV comes from the coding sequence ATACGCATGGGATTCTATAACTATAATTTAACAATAGATAAGTTACTTGATTACGGTGCATCTGTGTACCCTGACAGGGAGATAGTTTATAGAGACAGAAGGAGATATAGTTTCTCCTTATTTAGCGAAAATGTAAAGTCCTTCGCCCAATCTCTTATAAAGATAGGAGTCAAACCTGGGGACAAAGTTGCGGTTGTAGATTGGGATACTGACGTTTACATGACCGCCTATTACTCCGTCCCTATGATAGGAGCGGTTTTGCACACCGTGAACGTAAGATATCCTCCTGAACTTATTCTTAAGACGGTGCTTCACGCTGAGGACAGTTGGGTTATAATTAGGGACGAGTTCGTACCCCTGCTAGAGAAGGGGAAGAATTTACTCTCGAGATTCAAGGGGGTTATAACTTATAATGACGATAAAGAAAAGATTAAGACAAGCTTCCCCACGTATGATTTTTGGGAATTACAGGAGAGCGGAGAACGTCTTTCGCAACAAGAGATCAAGGAGGACATGCAGGCTACAGTTTTCTACACTTCAGGAACTACTGGTGATCCTAAGGGTGTATGGTTTACACATCGTGACCTGGTTCTACACTCCATGAGCGTAGCCTTAACGACTTCAAAGCCCCCTCTTAGGTCATCACAGGAGGATAACTTTATGATTTTAGTACCGATGTTTCATGTACATCAGTGGGGTTTCCCTTACGTAACTATGTTAGTTGGGTCAAACTACGTTTTGCCTGGTAGATATGATCCGGCAATGGAAATTGAACTAATGAAGAGGGAGCATGTAACTTTCTCCGCTATGGTACCTACAATACTTTACATGATTCTCTCTCATCCGAATGCCCAGAAGAATCAGGATCTGTTCAAGGGCTGGAAAGTTATGATAGGGGGCGCCGCACTTCCAAGCGGATTAGCCCATTTGGCGAGAAAAATGGGAATAAACATCGCTGTAGGTTACGGCATGTCAGAGACTGCACCGGTCCTTACCGTTGGATATTACAACTCCCTAGTGGAAAGGCTAAATGAGGAGGAGAGATTTTTGGAGCAGATCAAGACCGGCGTTCCTATACCGTTAGCTCAGATAAGAGTGGTTGATGAGAGAGGCCAAGACGTCCCTAGAGACGAGAAGACCGTGGGTGAGATAGTAGCTAGAGCCCCCTGGTTAACCAGGTCTTATTACAAGGATGAGGAGAGAACTAACAAGTTGTGGAAAGACTCCTGGCTTCACACTGGTGATCTAGCGGTCGTGGACAAATACGGTTACATCAGGATCGTAGACAGAGATAAGGACGCAATTAAGAGCGGAGGTGAGTTCATCCCCTCGTTAATACTTGAGGATATAATATCGACTCATCCTAAAGTTGGTGAGGTCGCCATAGTTGGGGTGAAAGATGAAAAATGGGGCGAGAGGCCCGTTGCGTTCATAGTTCCAAAGGGAGAAGTGAAAGAAGAAGAGATCGTAGAGTTCTTAATGGAAAAAGTCGAGGAGGGTAAACTGCAAAAGTGGTGGATACCAGATAAGGTCGTTTTCTTGAAGGAGTTCCCTAAAACCTCCACGAACAAGATAGATAAAAAGACTTTGAGGACTCAGGTATAG
- a CDS encoding acyl-CoA dehydrogenase family protein, which translates to MFPFESFQDFEIKISEDHELFRRAVREFAEKEILPNVMKIERTNEIPEELYQKAKEMGLMGVGIPEAYGGQGGDMLMTTIANEELSRVSPAFMVRIGANHLFTTPVLIFGTEDQKRKYVTKVARGEVFAAHANTEPGAGSDVAGIKTTAKKENGKWIINGRKYFITGSDKAAFLVVSARTSPPPSREERWKGITFFIVERDWPGVKIGSKINVMGLRGEQPNEVILDNVEVPEENVLGKVGEGFKVAVTTYDRGRVGVAAQAVGIAQGAFERAFNYSFQRQAFERPLIAFEGVAFKLADMLAHLESARLLTYWAATLAEKNHNLAVTAASLAKMISTEVAEQVSSLAIKIHGGAGVEVQTGVERYLRDAMITTIYEGANDIQRIMVVRDLVRKIIGKSLDMT; encoded by the coding sequence TTGTTTCCTTTCGAAAGTTTTCAAGATTTTGAAATAAAGATTTCAGAAGATCACGAGCTGTTTAGGAGGGCCGTACGCGAGTTTGCAGAGAAGGAGATTCTGCCTAACGTTATGAAGATAGAGAGAACGAACGAAATCCCGGAGGAGCTCTATCAGAAGGCTAAGGAGATGGGTCTCATGGGGGTAGGTATCCCTGAGGCTTACGGTGGTCAGGGTGGAGATATGTTAATGACTACTATTGCAAATGAAGAGTTGTCTAGAGTTTCTCCCGCTTTTATGGTTAGAATTGGTGCGAATCATCTATTTACCACGCCAGTACTAATTTTCGGAACCGAGGATCAGAAAAGGAAATATGTGACTAAAGTAGCTAGGGGTGAAGTGTTTGCAGCTCACGCTAACACTGAACCAGGAGCAGGAAGTGATGTAGCTGGAATAAAGACCACTGCAAAAAAGGAAAACGGTAAGTGGATAATAAACGGAAGGAAATATTTTATTACAGGCTCGGACAAGGCCGCGTTCTTAGTCGTTTCAGCTAGGACTAGCCCACCTCCCAGCAGGGAGGAAAGATGGAAGGGAATAACTTTCTTCATAGTTGAAAGAGATTGGCCTGGAGTGAAGATAGGAAGTAAAATAAACGTAATGGGATTGAGAGGGGAGCAACCTAACGAGGTTATATTAGATAACGTGGAAGTTCCGGAAGAGAACGTGTTAGGAAAAGTGGGAGAGGGATTCAAAGTTGCGGTCACCACTTATGACAGAGGGAGAGTGGGTGTTGCGGCCCAGGCAGTCGGAATAGCGCAGGGAGCCTTCGAGAGGGCGTTCAACTACTCTTTTCAGAGACAGGCTTTTGAGAGACCTTTAATTGCGTTTGAAGGAGTAGCTTTTAAGCTAGCGGACATGCTAGCTCACCTAGAGTCAGCTAGGTTATTAACTTATTGGGCGGCCACGCTAGCTGAGAAAAATCATAACTTGGCTGTGACTGCAGCCTCATTAGCTAAAATGATCTCAACGGAAGTGGCGGAGCAGGTTTCCTCTTTGGCGATAAAAATACATGGGGGAGCTGGAGTTGAAGTTCAAACTGGAGTTGAAAGGTATTTGAGAGACGCTATGATAACCACCATCTATGAGGGAGCTAACGACATTCAAAGGATAATGGTAGTTAGGGATCTAGTGAGGAAAATCATAGGAAAGAGTCTCGATATGACGTGA